From the genome of Cydia pomonella isolate Wapato2018A chromosome 1, ilCydPomo1, whole genome shotgun sequence:
GGCTAATCCATATATACTAATTAATGACCTCCCAGATCAATATAGTATTAAGTTAAAATGTTAAGTACCATTTAACAATGTTTCGCATATACGTCAAATGACCTTGTGTCCCTCATCGTTTCTCATTATTGTTTGCGAAAGCGTTCCTATTAATCGCCATAAGCCACGCGCTGTAAAATTCGATGTCAATGCACCAGCGATTGCGACCTTAAATTGTTATGTTTCTCCGCTAAGCGCTAATTGCTTGAAATGAATGAGCCAACCAGGCGTAATGAGTACTTGGCCAGTAGAAAGTGCGAGTATTTCTAGGGACATTACGCACTATGAGGTAAAGACGATCGGTAATACTTACACTGGCGGTCCAAAATGTGTGAATTACGCGAAGTGTGACGGCGGGGCGGCAGCGACGTCGCGGCGACGAAGCAGCGAAAGCCGCTGCCGCATCACGCGCGAGCCATTGACATTAAGCGGAACCGCCACTGGCAAAACACGATGAACATGCATGCGATCGATCACTCGCAAAGATATACCGACACTATACTTTGTTTTGTTGCAGAAAAAAGATCCGGATCCATCTACCACAAAAGGTGAAGCATATCCACCATCACAAGAAGATTTATATAACGCAACATCCTGCGCAGTCGCAATATGCTCCCGCTTACTTACCAAACGCAGAAGGAGCAGTAGCGGTCCCGACGAACGTGGCATTGCCATCTGTTGCCAGAATCGTACCACTTGATTCAGAGGAGCTGTTTGAGGAGTCCCATAATAGACTGCCTGGAGTTGCAGCTGCGGCCTCCAAGTTGTTGCCACTATATAGAGCTCGAGGCTACTACGGACCCAACCACTCCGAAGTGGAAGAGCAGGATTACGACCTAGATCCTCCTCCCGAGCCGGAAGATTCCTACCTGCCGTCCGCTTTCTCAGCTCCAGCCGCGACCGCCGCGTCGACCCCGAAAAGGGTAAAGGTTTTAAAGGTTAATGAGACACCGCGAAAGAAGGTCAAAAAAGTTAAGCCTAAACGTATTATAACGGTCCGAAATAGACCTCAACCCGAAGAGGAACACCCGGTGTCCAGTTTTCATGAACAGTTCTATTCGGACGTGGCAGGATCCGGAACTATTAAAAAGATAAGAAAACCGCAACGAGTTGAAAAAATTATCGACGGCGACACCGAACACATTCACACGTATAGCGAAGAGCACATACACAAGGTAGTATTTGACGACAGGCCCAAGTTGACCGGCGTCGTGGGGCTGCACGGAGCACATGGGCCGCGCGACCATCTCGCCAGCATGTCCGCGCTGGCCGCGCACCACCCACTGATTCCTTTAAAAAACTCACAGGCCTTGCTGGCTCTCTCTTCCGACCCCTTCACGGGATTAACAGCTGTCGGGTCGATGGGAACGCCATCGCATTTAGAATACGCTGCTTACAATCCTCGCGACGTAACCCATGATCACATATTTCACGATCATGGCGAGATTACATCAGATATTGACGTAATAAAAGACAGCCTGGGTTCTCCTCCCAAGGGCTCTTACAATAGCCAGGGTTTACGAATCAGCGGAATTGGCCCCAAACGCCACAAATATGGGACACAAAAACACTTAAAGCCAACTAAACCGTCTGCATCGACTGACTTTTCATACTATGAAGGTATATATTCGCCCCAAAGTCGTCCAAAGAAGGCGCCAAAACCTACACCAACGACGCCAACGCCACATTACGAATCTTCATCGGAAGTAAACTATGGCGACTACAGGCGAATTCCATCTTTTAAAGTTAAGGACAAGTCTAAACTGAAAAGTCGTTATGTAACGCCGAATCCATACTATGGCGACGACAAGCTTGCAGACTACCGGCTGCAGCAGGCCAGTGTGCCGGCGCCCTTTTCTTTGTCCAGCACTGTCGTGCACGACTACAAGCCGACGTCCTACGATTCCTCAGCATCCGCGCAGACACAAACTGGTTTCACGAATTTCAAAGATCCGTTTGTTGATTTCAAAGGCTACTCTAACAACTTTGACTACGACACATATGCCTCTCCTTCTAACGTTCAAGCGAAGGAAAACAAAGACAGAGAGGCTGCACGAAACAAGAATAAAAACAAGTCGATATCGACCCAAAATATAAGTTTTGGAGGACACACTCAACATCAATCCGTACTAGACCATCTAGAAGACCCGAACTCGTCTGGGTCGGGTGTAACCCTAGAGGACGATACGCCAACATCTGCGGAAATAAATGCGGCATTAGATAATTTTAAATCGACAGATATGCCAACGGCGTACACCATAAAAGAAACTTCACCGGTACACCAATATTACTCGGCAATGGCTATCAAAGCGTTGCACGGTGACCCTATGTCGGCTCCAGCTGCTTCCAACGACAACTTCCAGTACGCCGAGCCCCCCACACCATCGACAACTTCTCAGCCGTCGTCGGTGGCCACGACCACAGGTTCCACGCTTCGCTTTTACAGGATACAAAGCACAGATACGGCGGCCACGGTTACAACAGACCACCATCCTGGCACCAAGCAAAGCATTCGCACTCGTGAGAAAAAAAGACTACAAAGTGTCGCAGCTTCAAAAGCTGAACCTTCCCATAGGTTTTCAGTGTTAAAGGATTTTACATCAACGGACAAGAGTGCTGGCAGGTCGGTGCTCCCGACGTCGCTCAGACATCTCCACAGATTCACCAACGAGCATCCAACGGATACATCCACTGTGAGAGGGAAGCTCAAATATGgtgataaaatataaacaattctGAACTGTTTATAGTGCTATTGTTAGGTTTTTACATTATCCGTGATCTTAGTCTACGTTTAAAACACAGGGAAGACCGCGAGTGCGTTGTTTGATACACAACTGTTGCTAAgtgaataatttatattttaaattgtttcatAAGTAGCCGTAATAATCATACtcgattattatttatgtaaatagaaGCGAAAACGGAATTCATTCATGCATTTTACGAATCTTAGAGAAAGTTGTAATATACATATGAAGAAgtttaataattacaaaattcaTAAATTGCTACTTGacgagtaattttatttttatgtttgtttattgaTTAATCACGTACCGTAATCGtagcataaatataatataaattacctaATTTCAGCTCTAGATTTTTGTGTATGGTATTAATTATGACTGATGCCGACTGTACATTCTTCCTGTTCTCATTTTTTTGCAAATCATTGCaaccgttttttagggttccgtagtcaactaggaacccttatagtttcgccatgtccgtctgtctgtctgtctgtccgaggctttgctccgtggtcgttagtgctacaaagctgaaattcggcatggatatataaatcaataaagctgacaaagtcgtacaataaaatgtaaaaatttaatttttttgagggtacctcccctacacgtaaagtggcggtgattttttttttacttcaaccctgtagtgtggggtatcgttggaaaggtctttcaaaactaataggggtcttcaacaaacatttttgataaagtgaatatattcggagataatcgctccgaaaaaaaaaatgtgtcccccccctctaacttttgaaccataggtccaaaaaatatgaaaaaaatcgtggaagtagagcttaagaaaaacattaaatgaaaactatagcggacatgatcagtttagctgtttttgagttatcgcaaaaagtttccccttaatagtaaaaaacttactttaattaggtactgattatgcaaatttgcctatttgtttaactcgcgtgaaaggtaccgtttcatcccttggttaacaatttactatactttaagctccagtttagcttattgtgacggaagagtaactacggaaccctacactaagcgtggcccgacatgctcttggccggtttttattagcTATCTCGGGGTTCCAAGATGAAGTTGCATAGTTTTAGTATAGAGTTCCtttacttcttcttcctcgcgttgtcccacgccatattgccacggcttatgggagcctggggtccgcttgacaactaattccaggatttggcgtaggcactagtttttacgaaagcgactgccatctgaccttccaacccagagggtaaaactaggccttgtggggattagtccggtttcctcacaatgttttccttcaccgaaaagcgattggtaaatatcaaatgatatttcgtacataagttccgaaaaactcattggtacgagccggggtttgaacccgcgacctccggattacaagctcttaccgctaggccaccaacgctGTATCTTATTTATACAAGTCTGGCCACGTGTCCACTCCGCGGTGCCATAACCGTGCAACATACAGGAGACCTTTTGCATGAGAATTTCTGTGTCACTGTGACGAGTGCTGATTGCTGATGACCCCGTGCGGTGGATGCGGACGTGGCCAGACGCATAGAGTACCGACAAAAGGCGCTATTTggccaacatatttttttagacaTTTATAATTGCACCATTCTTCACTTTTGCGAAAGCGAtagtctccgtttcagcttgatCTTGAAAAAAACCTTTCGTAGATATCGCCGGAAGTTCtcgtctacaggtcgcatttttcaaccgattctcgtgaaatttggtgAGCATGTTGGATTTAGTTTTTGAAAAcgtttcaaaatggcggagccttAAGGGTTTGCGAGGTCTACATCTCAAGAAGCCACTAGTGATAGTATATAACTAAGTACCTACAGTAGGTAAGTAATAAGTACTAAGGTAACTTATTACTTACAGTAATCAAAACTAAGCTACAGGTAAAAGTAAGGTTACTCTTATTGTTGCTTTCATGTAATAAGCAGGCGTTTCGTTTAATTCGGAAGAGATACAGATAAAAGGCAAAAAAAGACAAACCGTTCActaaatatttaggtaaaaaGTTTTCAATATTAGCCACAATAGGCATATTCTTTTCCATTAACTCTGCATTGATATTGCACTGTCCATATCTGTACGAAAATCAAATGACGCAGTCGTGAAGACAATACTTTTTTATCGTTTgttcattaatgttgtttagaGTGCAtaaataatgcaatattatgcagtgaactaacgtggaagtgtgcagctaatgaattATTAGGTAATCTTAAACGCATTTAACCATTCCAAGCCAAATTCGGATCCCATCTTGGCTACTTGTAGCCAAAAGCAATTACCGAACAACGACGAGATATACGAGCACATTTTTTATTCTCTGCCTCTAACGGTCTCTGGTCAAATATTTTGTCCTGGCTGAAATTTGTTTATGTAACAATATTGCctaaaggttagctggaagagatcccttaaagagATAAATTCACttttgtacacatttattttattctctaTTTGTTATGTAAGTACttgtttttttgcaataaagtgtttttctactactactatactactaatatatatactcgtacatatataaatattgtttcGATCCCACATGGATCCCACTTTGACACTGGCCAAATCATCGATATTATCGATGGAGCATATTACTTACCCAAAAATGGATTGATTGAAGATTGTAGGTATTGTATTTCATTGTGTTATAGCCCGGGCAGGTTTCTACAACTAAAAGACTGGCGCCTATTTGCGTGAAGATTGATTGACATTTATTATGAAATCTACACCATTTTTCACGTCAATTCTGTGCAGAGTTGTGCTATACAACAGTCAACATAAATACAATagtttttatacaatcgtgatataatagagacgttttagtcgagtaccgtgttgtGGCCTAATGACTCAGGGCAAAGAGAAATAGGACCGGACTTGTCCGGTCGACTCTGTTAtccatgttaaaaaaaaataaaaaaaaacggcctaatgaaggtacgagattgaaaagcttgattaccTATATCACtcttgtatacattttttctacgagtcatgtaaaatattttttttttactgtaaaacctaaataattaagaAAATTATGTAAGTATCGGTCCagtttgaactttaagatacgtcaaacatttgctaaatatacgatacggattagatatgtcagtgtcaaaagtagtCAAATCGGACCGTATCTCAGTAGTGCAAAAGATATCAACGTGtgcataatatatgaatattactcATGAAATAGTCGCGGACCGCGGCGCCACGTGAttggttaattttattatagttcACTACAGTATTTggttatgaatattatagttaagttgggagcccattcatgaaaagtacgcaacgaaacgcaactgtcactctcgcactaatatggaagaatgatagagatgactacgctacgatACGGAGCggtaacgattggcatgttggctaagcacccagttCTGCCTCTTTTGCATAACTGAGTAACAAACATCCTAACATCTAAACATTCAAATCTCCAaccatacctatttaaatacGTGGCAAACTGAGGGCCTGCCCTAAAACGTATCAAAATTTCgatatctgcctctctattgctCTTGCATATTCTATCGATAGAGAGGCTGATAAacaaattttgattttcatatTTCGCGGCCGACTTATCCGGATCCGGGCATCCTGTTTATCACTTTCaatcaaaacaaaataacaagACAATTACAAAACGCATAAATATCATGTTTGTGAAGTTTAAAAGAAATAGATAACTCACCGTACATAATCAACCGGTTCACATATTTAACTGTCAGCCTGTCAACTTCATTCTTTGGGTCACTGCTGTTGCCCTGGCACCAGCGTCAACTATAGGTTtagttatgtaattattatttaatagttaattaggtacaaaaagtTTCGGTTAAATTCTGAACATGCTCTTAGtagtattttaaattgttattataGTTCAACTCACAAATATGAGCAAATTGGAGCAATTAATTATGGATCAGCAACTGTCACATTGACAACTTATTTCTGTTTTACGTAACTCGAATGGCCAGCTATGTGGTTTTTTCTTAAGGTGTAAGAGGTTTAGGAATTAAACGgagtttattttcttaaaacaagtattttataGTCTGTCACTTCAAACAGGCGCGTAATTCAAATTTCCTATGGGACAATAACCCTTTGcgcctagattttttttaatttgccgctttttctactgacggaaatggcttgaaaaACTATAGTCTGTcgagccatttccgtcagtaggaAAAAGcgcatattttaaaaatgtagttgTAATGGGATATCGTCCCATAGATAATTAGaaatttgtacctttttctactgacaaacttgtttgaccgactataataataattttctagGTATGTACATCGAACATTTCTAGCTTTTCGATTTTCTAAAGAAGGAATGccctacattttttatattgttattattattaaagaccTCGTTATAACTATTAACTCTTGATTTTCGAAAAATACCTAACCTCTGTGTTAGGAGTTATGTCGGAGTTAGTAAgtgaaagttaattttattatgcgaaaGGAAGAGCCCTAAAGTGTCTATGGGCCATTAATTGCCtgtaataaagattttcattcattcatttattaaatCACGTACCGACTTTTATGGGCAATAAGCGCGGTGTATCTAAAGTAAAATACTGTTTTTTCATCTGCAATAGACACAACGTTAGTGTTGCTTATTACTGCCCAATAAATCttattaattttgatacaatccTATCCTTTGTTAGTATTGGCAGCGAGCTTGTAACTCGTTGCAAGTCACCACGCGAGCTTACGCGGA
Proteins encoded in this window:
- the LOC133534662 gene encoding uncharacterized protein LOC133534662 — encoded protein: MDWWKLFAVLVAVACIHVSADGPKKKIRIHLPQKVKHIHHHKKIYITQHPAQSQYAPAYLPNAEGAVAVPTNVALPSVARIVPLDSEELFEESHNRLPGVAAAASKLLPLYRARGYYGPNHSEVEEQDYDLDPPPEPEDSYLPSAFSAPAATAASTPKRVKVLKVNETPRKKVKKVKPKRIITVRNRPQPEEEHPVSSFHEQFYSDVAGSGTIKKIRKPQRVEKIIDGDTEHIHTYSEEHIHKVVFDDRPKLTGVVGLHGAHGPRDHLASMSALAAHHPLIPLKNSQALLALSSDPFTGLTAVGSMGTPSHLEYAAYNPRDVTHDHIFHDHGEITSDIDVIKDSLGSPPKGSYNSQGLRISGIGPKRHKYGTQKHLKPTKPSASTDFSYYEGIYSPQSRPKKAPKPTPTTPTPHYESSSEVNYGDYRRIPSFKVKDKSKLKSRYVTPNPYYGDDKLADYRLQQASVPAPFSLSSTVVHDYKPTSYDSSASAQTQTGFTNFKDPFVDFKGYSNNFDYDTYASPSNVQAKENKDREAARNKNKNKSISTQNISFGGHTQHQSVLDHLEDPNSSGSGVTLEDDTPTSAEINAALDNFKSTDMPTAYTIKETSPVHQYYSAMAIKALHGDPMSAPAASNDNFQYAEPPTPSTTSQPSSVATTTGSTLRFYRIQSTDTAATVTTDHHPGTKQSIRTREKKRLQSVAASKAEPSHRFSVLKDFTSTDKSAGRSVLPTSLRHLHRFTNEHPTDTSTVRGKLKYGDKI